The Paenibacillus pabuli DNA segment GTATTGGTTCACTTTTGATAAAAGAGCTGGAGCGTGTGGTAAGAGAAATGCCGTACACCATGTTATATCTACATACCCACCGTTTCTTGCCTGGGGCCGTGGATTTCTGGGAACGTCAAGGATTTACAATTGTGACCGAAGAGCATAATGAGTGGCAAATTGTGCATATGGAGAAGCCAGCTGAGAAGTGATCTTTACTGTAAAGAAGCTAGCAATGATCAAGTCAAAGCAAGCAAACGAGCACAGTTGGTAACGCTCAAATCGAAAACGCCTGAGATCGGAGAGATGTATCTATGTTGACAAGTCTGATTGAAAAACTGAAGCATACCGAGGCTATACGCTGGTTCCCCAATCATCAGGTTCAGGAGAGCTGGATTATCGAAGTAGAACAGGAACTAGGCTTCGCATTGCCTCCTTCCTATCGCTGGTGGCTCCTGAATTATGGCCAGGCGATGTTAAGCGGCACAGAAATTCTAACCGTTGCGCCTCCAGAGGACCGAGAATATGCAGACACGGATATTCTGTACATATACCGGCTTGCTGATGAACAGGCGAAGCAGGAAGGCAAGTTGGAACTGTTTATTCCGGATGAGGACGAGTATTACTACTTTGATACACGAATCGCTGATGACCGTGGGGAATACAAGGTTATGCGGCTGGATTATTTTAATGGCGAGCCTGAAGTGTATGCGGACTCCTTCGCCGAATTTTTGGAGAAATTAATTGATCAACGAACCCCTCGGAATCCGTAATTTCACTATGCTGTTTATGTGCTAAGACCGGCTCGTTGGGAAATCATAAAGGAATAAGTATTTTGGCATGAATGGATGGATACAACATGGCTTGAGACATAATGGGGGGCAGATTCAGATGAACACACGGACACGTAAGATAGTCTTTATCGATATTGATGGCACACTTGTGGATGATGATGGGAACATACCTGTTTCAGCTCAGAAGGCTTGCAGGCAGGCACGTGCCAATGGACATCTGCTTTATTTGTGCACAGGGCGTTCCAAGGCGGAGATCTATGATTCCATCTGGGACGTCGGATTCGACGGACTGATTGGTGCAGGTGGCGGATACGTGGAATTTGGCAATGACGTACTATATCATAAAAAGGTAACGGCTGAAGATGTTCGGCATATGGTCGATTTTTTCAATGAACATGAGATTGATTTCTATCTGGAATCGAATTCGGCTTTATATGCCAGTGCCAAGCTTCAGCCTCATCTGGAACGTCGTATTTATGGTGATGTGGAGAATGATCCGACAGCCAGAGCGAAAAAGGAACAGAAGCCACATCCCTTTATTGCGGGACTGACTTACGGTGAAACTGACTTATATAAGGATGATGTCAATAAGGTTTGTTTTCTGGAAAGTGCTGTGGTTCCATTCGATCGGATCAAGCAGGAGTTTCAGGGCAAATTCGAGGTTATCCAATGCACCGTACCCATCTTTGGTGAGGGAAGCGGGGAACTTATGATTCCTGGCATACACAAAGCGATTGCGATTGCAGATCTGTTGGAACATCTGGGCATGTCTCGTGAAGACACATTGGCCATCGGGGAC contains these protein-coding regions:
- a CDS encoding Cof-type HAD-IIB family hydrolase; this translates as MNTRTRKIVFIDIDGTLVDDDGNIPVSAQKACRQARANGHLLYLCTGRSKAEIYDSIWDVGFDGLIGAGGGYVEFGNDVLYHKKVTAEDVRHMVDFFNEHEIDFYLESNSALYASAKLQPHLERRIYGDVENDPTARAKKEQKPHPFIAGLTYGETDLYKDDVNKVCFLESAVVPFDRIKQEFQGKFEVIQCTVPIFGEGSGELMIPGIHKAIAIADLLEHLGMSREDTLAIGDGMNDAEMLEFCNVGIAMGNAKPGLKAIADDMTGTIEEDGLYHSFVKYGLIQF
- a CDS encoding SMI1/KNR4 family protein, translating into MLTSLIEKLKHTEAIRWFPNHQVQESWIIEVEQELGFALPPSYRWWLLNYGQAMLSGTEILTVAPPEDREYADTDILYIYRLADEQAKQEGKLELFIPDEDEYYYFDTRIADDRGEYKVMRLDYFNGEPEVYADSFAEFLEKLIDQRTPRNP